One Streptomyces sp. L2 genomic window carries:
- a CDS encoding ABC transporter permease yields the protein MNKLTARIDKERLLLGIAAPLLAIVAAIIVTTLVILATGKNPGPAFSDMLNYGSASDSQVYILNKATTYYLAGVSVAIGFRMNLFNIGVDGQYRLAAFFAAVLGGALAVPGWLAIPLIIICAMATGAVWAGIAGVLKVTRGVSEVISTIMLNSIATAIIAYLLQPGKLGELQQGGTLVSTKPLPHASFLPNINAGPAGSVDSLIILAVLVGVAYWFVLGRTRFGFDLRTVGQSETAAAASGVGVKKMVATSMIISGAVAGLVGLPTLLNESHQFDNSFPAGIGFTGIAIALLGRNHPIGIALAALLWGFLERTTNHLEFQGYDKEILGVIQGVIVLCVVIAYEVVRRYGLKRQQQRVGAELAAQAAAPTKKQEVA from the coding sequence ATGAACAAGCTGACCGCACGGATCGACAAGGAGCGGCTGCTCCTCGGGATCGCCGCCCCGCTGCTGGCGATCGTCGCCGCGATCATCGTCACCACCCTGGTGATCCTCGCCACCGGCAAGAACCCGGGCCCCGCCTTCAGCGACATGCTGAACTACGGCTCCGCCAGCGACAGCCAGGTCTACATCCTCAACAAGGCGACGACCTACTACCTCGCGGGCGTCTCGGTGGCCATCGGCTTCCGGATGAACCTGTTCAACATCGGTGTCGACGGCCAGTACCGGCTCGCCGCGTTCTTCGCCGCCGTCCTCGGCGGCGCGCTCGCCGTGCCCGGCTGGCTCGCCATCCCGCTGATCATCATCTGCGCCATGGCGACCGGCGCCGTGTGGGCGGGCATCGCCGGTGTCCTCAAGGTGACCCGAGGGGTCAGCGAGGTCATCTCCACGATCATGCTGAACTCGATCGCCACCGCGATCATCGCCTACCTGCTCCAGCCCGGAAAGCTCGGCGAACTCCAGCAGGGCGGCACCCTGGTCTCCACCAAGCCGCTGCCGCACGCCTCGTTCCTGCCGAACATCAACGCCGGCCCGGCCGGCTCGGTCGACAGCCTGATCATCCTCGCCGTCCTCGTCGGCGTCGCCTACTGGTTCGTCCTCGGCCGCACCCGCTTCGGCTTCGACCTGCGCACCGTCGGCCAGTCCGAGACGGCCGCCGCCGCGAGCGGTGTCGGCGTGAAGAAGATGGTCGCCACCAGCATGATCATCTCCGGTGCGGTGGCCGGCCTGGTCGGCCTGCCCACGCTGCTCAACGAGAGCCACCAGTTCGACAACAGCTTCCCCGCGGGCATCGGCTTCACCGGCATCGCGATCGCGCTCCTCGGCCGCAACCATCCCATCGGCATCGCGCTCGCCGCCCTGCTCTGGGGCTTCCTGGAGCGCACCACCAACCACCTGGAGTTCCAGGGCTACGACAAGGAGATCCTCGGCGTCATCCAGGGCGTCATCGTCCTCTGCGTCGTCATCGCCTACGAAGTCGTACGCCGCTACGGCCTCAAGCGCCAGCAGCAGCGGGTCGGCGCCGAACTCGCCGCCCAGGCCGCCGCCCCGACGAAGAAGCAGGAGGTGGCGTGA
- a CDS encoding ABC transporter permease — translation MTATMTDAPPPAAPKADAAATRSGRSLGQILMLVAGALILVAAIRMITGSDQLDSAGQVSAALGLAVPIGLAGLGGLWAERAGVVNIGLEGMMILGTFGAGWIGWQTSPWLGLLCGIGFGVLGGLLHAVATVTFGVDHIVSGVAINLLALGATQYLAKIFFATGKAAEAGGDPKQSPPVDSLPNVTVPGLSDALASIEKHHWFFVSDIAGILGGLVTNLSVVTILAAVLFVGSWWILWRTPFGLRLRSCGENPTAAESLGVDVYRYKYAAVAVSGGLAGLGGAFLSLVTSHIYLENQTGGRGYIGLAAMIFGNWRPGGLAMGAGLFGYSDALQLRNGGVTVHALLLLLVVLLAVLAGWKLYRKALWQGVISAVMAALVLVWYLFTDEVPGDFVGATPYVVTLLVLSLSAQRLRMPKADGMRYRKGQGK, via the coding sequence ATGACTGCCACGATGACCGACGCGCCGCCGCCCGCGGCGCCCAAGGCGGACGCCGCGGCCACCCGTTCGGGCCGCTCCCTCGGCCAGATCCTCATGCTCGTCGCCGGCGCGCTGATCCTCGTCGCCGCGATCCGCATGATCACCGGCTCCGACCAGCTCGACTCCGCCGGACAGGTCAGCGCCGCGCTGGGCCTGGCCGTACCCATCGGCCTCGCCGGACTCGGCGGCCTGTGGGCCGAGCGGGCCGGCGTGGTCAACATCGGCCTCGAAGGCATGATGATCCTCGGCACCTTCGGCGCCGGCTGGATCGGCTGGCAGACCAGCCCCTGGCTCGGCCTGCTGTGCGGCATCGGCTTCGGCGTCCTCGGCGGCCTGCTGCACGCCGTCGCCACCGTCACCTTCGGCGTCGACCACATCGTCTCCGGTGTCGCGATCAACCTGCTCGCGCTCGGCGCCACCCAGTACCTCGCCAAGATCTTCTTCGCCACCGGCAAGGCCGCGGAGGCGGGCGGCGACCCCAAGCAGTCCCCGCCCGTGGACTCGCTGCCCAACGTCACGGTGCCCGGCCTCTCCGACGCTCTCGCGTCGATCGAGAAGCACCACTGGTTCTTCGTCTCCGACATCGCCGGCATCCTCGGCGGCCTCGTCACCAACCTGTCCGTGGTCACGATCCTCGCCGCCGTCCTGTTCGTCGGCAGTTGGTGGATCCTGTGGCGCACCCCGTTCGGCCTGCGGCTGCGCTCCTGCGGCGAGAACCCGACCGCCGCGGAGTCCCTCGGCGTCGACGTCTACCGCTACAAGTACGCGGCCGTGGCCGTCTCCGGCGGCCTCGCCGGACTCGGCGGTGCCTTCCTCTCCCTGGTCACCTCGCACATCTACCTGGAGAACCAGACCGGCGGCCGCGGCTACATCGGCCTCGCGGCGATGATCTTCGGCAACTGGCGTCCCGGCGGCCTCGCCATGGGCGCCGGCCTGTTCGGCTACTCCGACGCGCTCCAGCTGCGCAACGGCGGCGTCACCGTGCACGCCCTGCTCCTGCTGCTGGTCGTCCTCCTCGCCGTTCTGGCCGGCTGGAAGCTGTACCGCAAGGCGCTGTGGCAGGGGGTCATCAGCGCCGTCATGGCCGCGCTGGTCCTCGTCTGGTACCTGTTCACCGACGAGGTCCCGGGCGACTTCGTGGGCGCGACGCCGTACGTCGTCACGCTCCTCGTGCTGTCCCTGTCCGCCCAGCGGCTGCGCATGCCGAAGGCGGACGGCATGCGGTACCGGAAGGGCCAGGGCAAGTGA
- a CDS encoding cytidine deaminase: MTAADPAAGFDWEALRAEARDAMSHAYAPYSGYPVGVAALVDDGRTVTGCNVENASYGLGLCAECGLVSQLQRTGGGRLTHFTCVNGAGELLVPCGRCRQLLYEFGGPGLLLDTPGGILPLSEMLPQAFGPDHLTK, encoded by the coding sequence GTGACCGCCGCGGACCCGGCGGCCGGATTCGACTGGGAGGCGCTGCGCGCCGAGGCCCGGGACGCCATGTCCCACGCCTACGCCCCCTACTCCGGCTACCCGGTCGGCGTGGCGGCCCTCGTCGACGACGGCCGCACCGTCACCGGCTGCAACGTGGAGAACGCCTCCTACGGCCTCGGCCTGTGCGCCGAGTGCGGCCTGGTCTCCCAGCTGCAGCGCACCGGAGGCGGCCGCCTCACGCACTTCACCTGCGTGAACGGCGCGGGCGAGCTGCTCGTGCCGTGCGGCCGCTGCCGCCAGCTGCTGTACGAGTTCGGCGGCCCCGGACTGCTCCTGGACACCCCCGGCGGGATCCTCCCGCTCTCCGAGATGCTCCCGCAGGCCTTCGGCCCGGACCACCTCACCAAGTAA